Proteins found in one Candidatus Schekmanbacteria bacterium genomic segment:
- a CDS encoding KpsF/GutQ family sugar-phosphate isomerase gives MGLIDRIDDSFTKAVEIIYKCKGRVVVTGMGKSGWIGNKIAATLASTGTPAFFLHPAEGMHGDIGMITKEDVVLALSNSGETKELNEIIPVIKRLGIDLISLTGNENSALAKASTVVINTGVKREACPLGLAPTASTTAALAMGDAIAIALLEKRGFKKEDFAMLHPGGSLGKKLILRVKDLMHQGSEIPLVEEETLMRDALVEMTSKKLGFIVIENSNKELTGIITDGDLRRIIEKYGNFLDKRTCELMTKNPKTITEDALVVEALHLMEKHSITSLIVSPDKKRIDGVIHLHDILKSGIV, from the coding sequence ATGGGGCTTATTGATAGAATCGATGATTCCTTCACAAAAGCCGTTGAGATCATTTATAAGTGCAAGGGGCGTGTTGTGGTTACAGGTATGGGCAAATCAGGATGGATAGGCAATAAGATAGCGGCAACTCTTGCTAGCACAGGGACTCCTGCCTTTTTTCTTCATCCTGCAGAAGGAATGCATGGCGATATTGGAATGATTACGAAGGAAGATGTTGTGTTGGCATTATCAAACAGCGGAGAAACAAAGGAATTGAATGAGATAATTCCTGTAATCAAACGACTGGGTATTGATTTGATTTCTCTTACAGGAAATGAAAATTCTGCATTGGCAAAAGCAAGCACTGTTGTGATAAATACAGGTGTAAAGAGGGAAGCATGTCCTTTGGGGCTTGCGCCAACAGCAAGCACCACTGCCGCTCTTGCTATGGGAGATGCCATTGCCATAGCACTGCTTGAAAAAAGAGGCTTTAAGAAGGAAGACTTTGCAATGCTTCATCCTGGTGGTAGTTTAGGGAAAAAGCTCATTCTTCGTGTTAAGGATTTAATGCATCAAGGCAGTGAAATTCCTCTTGTTGAAGAAGAAACACTAATGAGGGATGCATTGGTGGAAATGACATCAAAAAAACTTGGTTTTATCGTGATAGAGAATTCAAATAAGGAGCTTACAGGAATTATAACTGATGGTGATTTAAGAAGAATAATCGAAAAATATGGCAATTTTTTGGATAAAAGAACTTGTGAGCTGATGACCAAGAATCCAAAAACAATTACTGAGGACGCTCTGGTCGTTGAAGCTCTTCATTTGATGGAAAAACATTCAATTACATCGCTCATTGTTTCTCCTGACAAAAAGAGAATAGACGGAGTAATTCATCTGCATGATATTTTAAAGTCTGGAATCGTATAG